A genome region from Halorussus pelagicus includes the following:
- the carB gene encoding carbamoyl-phosphate synthase large subunit translates to MTDDTAGDGRTILLIGSGPIQIGQAAEFDYSGAQACRALQEEGARVVLVNSNPATIMTDPEMADEVYIEPITTEAIAEIIRKENPDGVIAGLGGQTGLNVTAELSEEGVLEEYDVDIMGTPLDTIYATEDRELFRQRMEELGQPVARSTTITLDDDEEVSAITEDDLEERVEAAVEEVGGLPVIARTTYTLGGSGSGVVEEMDELLKRVRKGLRLSRNGEVLITESISGWVELEYEVMRDAGDSCIIICNMENIDPMGIHTGESTVVTPSQVIPDDGHQEMRDAALEVIRDLGIQGGCNIQFAWRDDGTPGGEYRVVEVNPRVSRSSALASKATGYPIARVTAKVALGKRLHEIENEITGQTTAAFEPAIDYVVTKVPRWPKDKFGDVDFELGTAMKSTGEAMAIGRTFEESLLKALRSSEYDPDVDWSAVDDDTLETDYLETPTPDRPYAMFEAFDRGYTAEEVVDLTGIYEWYVERFQNVAEAAVAAQEGDFETAAERGFTDHEITAIAGGEFDDTHSSWIPDEDGTASADAADAPEKPTDGAGVTVEDVEANAPERDFKQVDTCAGEFAASTPYYYSSRRPGAGLGRDEVQVDRDVESVVVVGGGPIRIGQGVEFDYCSVHAVRALREQGIEAHVVNNNPETVSTDYDTSDGLFFEPITAEEVADVIETANADGVMVQFGGQTSVDIGEPLEAELERRGLDCEIMGTAVEAMDLAEDRDRFNRLMDEMGISQPEGGSATSEEEALELAHDIGYPVLVRPSYVLGGRAMDVVYDDEELKEYIEEAVRVSPDKPILVDEFLADAVELDVDAVADGEDVLIGGIMEHVESAGVHSGDSACMIPTRALDDDTLGRVREVVENIAAALDTVGLLNVQLAVQDGEVYVLEANPRSSRTVPFVSKATGVPIAKLAAKVMAGESLAELDADEQIPEQVSVKEVVLPFDRLPGSDPRLGPEMKSTGEVMGTADTFGKAYDKAQDSTGKPIPEEGTALVDLTDDFEEYFSTEEFADYFEVVTPDEFEDDAENWTDHAKQSVLEGNIDCIVSRNRDLLETAVEEEITYFSTEASAAAALEALAAKDEPLDVEPVGDRRKQVRNWGE, encoded by the coding sequence ATGACCGACGACACAGCAGGCGACGGACGGACCATTCTGCTCATCGGTAGCGGACCGATTCAGATCGGACAGGCCGCAGAGTTCGACTACTCCGGCGCGCAGGCCTGCCGCGCGCTACAGGAGGAGGGCGCGCGAGTCGTGCTGGTCAACTCCAACCCCGCGACCATCATGACCGACCCCGAGATGGCCGACGAGGTGTACATCGAACCCATCACGACGGAGGCCATCGCCGAAATCATCCGGAAGGAGAACCCGGACGGCGTTATCGCGGGTCTCGGCGGCCAAACCGGACTGAACGTCACCGCGGAACTCTCCGAGGAGGGCGTCCTCGAAGAGTACGACGTGGACATCATGGGCACGCCGCTGGATACCATCTACGCCACCGAGGACCGCGAACTCTTCCGCCAGCGCATGGAGGAACTGGGCCAACCCGTCGCGCGCTCGACGACCATCACGCTGGACGACGACGAGGAGGTCTCGGCCATCACCGAGGACGACCTCGAAGAGCGCGTCGAGGCCGCGGTCGAGGAGGTCGGGGGTCTCCCCGTCATCGCTCGGACGACCTACACGCTCGGCGGGTCGGGGTCCGGCGTGGTCGAAGAGATGGACGAACTCCTCAAGCGCGTCCGGAAGGGCCTGCGCCTCTCGCGCAACGGCGAGGTCCTGATTACCGAATCTATCTCCGGGTGGGTCGAACTGGAGTACGAGGTGATGCGCGACGCGGGCGACTCGTGTATCATCATCTGCAACATGGAGAACATCGACCCGATGGGCATCCACACGGGCGAATCAACGGTCGTGACGCCCTCGCAGGTCATCCCCGACGACGGCCACCAAGAGATGCGCGACGCCGCCTTGGAGGTCATCCGCGACCTCGGTATTCAGGGCGGCTGTAACATCCAGTTCGCGTGGCGCGACGACGGCACCCCCGGCGGCGAGTACCGCGTCGTGGAGGTCAACCCCCGCGTCTCGCGGTCGTCCGCCCTCGCCTCGAAGGCGACGGGCTATCCCATCGCCCGCGTGACGGCGAAGGTGGCGCTCGGCAAGCGCCTCCACGAAATCGAGAACGAGATTACCGGCCAGACCACCGCGGCCTTCGAGCCAGCAATCGACTACGTGGTCACGAAGGTCCCGCGATGGCCCAAGGACAAGTTCGGCGACGTGGACTTCGAGTTGGGCACCGCCATGAAATCGACCGGTGAGGCGATGGCCATCGGTCGGACCTTCGAGGAGAGCCTGCTCAAGGCCCTGCGCTCCTCGGAGTACGACCCCGACGTGGACTGGAGCGCAGTTGACGACGACACCCTCGAAACCGACTACCTCGAAACCCCGACGCCGGACCGTCCCTACGCGATGTTCGAGGCCTTCGACCGCGGATACACCGCCGAGGAGGTCGTGGACCTCACGGGCATCTACGAGTGGTACGTCGAGCGGTTCCAGAACGTCGCCGAGGCCGCCGTCGCCGCCCAAGAAGGCGACTTCGAGACGGCCGCCGAGCGCGGGTTCACCGACCACGAGATTACCGCGATTGCGGGCGGCGAGTTCGACGACACCCACTCCTCGTGGATTCCCGACGAGGACGGCACGGCGTCGGCCGACGCGGCCGACGCCCCGGAGAAACCGACCGACGGCGCGGGCGTCACGGTCGAAGACGTGGAGGCGAACGCGCCCGAGCGAGACTTCAAGCAGGTGGACACCTGTGCGGGCGAGTTCGCGGCCTCCACGCCGTACTACTACTCTTCGCGCAGACCCGGCGCGGGACTCGGGCGCGACGAGGTACAGGTCGATAGGGACGTAGAGAGCGTCGTCGTGGTCGGCGGCGGTCCCATCCGCATCGGACAGGGCGTCGAGTTCGACTACTGCTCGGTCCACGCGGTCCGCGCCCTGCGCGAGCAGGGCATCGAAGCCCACGTCGTGAACAACAACCCCGAGACCGTCTCGACGGACTACGACACCTCCGACGGTCTCTTCTTCGAGCCGATTACCGCCGAAGAGGTCGCCGACGTTATCGAGACGGCGAACGCTGACGGCGTGATGGTCCAGTTCGGCGGCCAGACCTCCGTGGACATCGGCGAACCGCTCGAAGCCGAACTCGAGCGCCGCGGACTCGACTGCGAGATTATGGGCACCGCCGTCGAGGCGATGGACCTCGCAGAGGACCGCGACCGGTTCAACCGCCTGATGGACGAGATGGGTATCAGCCAACCGGAAGGCGGCTCTGCAACGAGCGAGGAGGAAGCGCTCGAACTCGCTCACGACATCGGCTACCCGGTCCTCGTCCGTCCCTCCTACGTCCTCGGCGGGCGCGCGATGGACGTAGTGTACGACGACGAGGAACTGAAAGAGTACATCGAGGAGGCCGTCAGGGTCTCGCCCGACAAGCCGATTCTCGTGGACGAGTTCTTGGCGGATGCGGTCGAACTGGACGTGGACGCCGTGGCGGACGGCGAGGACGTACTCATTGGCGGCATCATGGAACACGTCGAATCGGCGGGCGTCCACTCCGGGGACTCCGCGTGCATGATTCCGACGCGCGCGCTGGACGACGACACCCTCGGGAGAGTCCGCGAGGTCGTCGAGAACATCGCGGCCGCGTTAGATACGGTCGGCCTGCTGAACGTCCAGTTGGCGGTCCAAGACGGCGAGGTGTACGTCCTCGAAGCGAACCCGCGCTCCTCGCGCACCGTTCCGTTCGTCTCGAAGGCGACCGGCGTCCCCATCGCCAAACTCGCCGCGAAGGTGATGGCGGGCGAGTCGCTGGCGGAGTTGGACGCCGACGAGCAGATTCCCGAGCAGGTCAGCGTCAAGGAGGTCGTGTTGCCCTTCGACCGCCTGCCGGGGAGCGACCCGCGTCTCGGCCCGGAGATGAAATCGACCGGCGAGGTCATGGGTACCGCCGACACCTTCGGCAAAGCCTACGACAAAGCGCAGGACTCGACCGGCAAGCCGATTCCTGAGGAGGGAACCGCGCTGGTGGACCTCACCGACGACTTCGAGGAGTATTTCAGCACCGAGGAGTTCGCCGACTACTTCGAGGTTGTCACCCCCGACGAGTTCGAGGACGACGCCGAGAACTGGACCGACCACGCCAAGCAGTCGGTCTTAGAGGGGAACATCGACTGCATCGTCTCGCGGAACCGAGACCTGCTGGAGACCGCCGTCGAGGAGGAAATCACGTACTTCTCGACCGAAGCGAGCGCCGCGGCGGCGCTCGAAGCGCTCGCCGCCAAAGACGAACCCCTCGACGTGGAACCGGTCGGCGACCGCCGTAAACAGGTTCGCAACTGGGGCGAATAG
- a CDS encoding DUF5802 family protein has product MFTEFSSGYYLGRLYVEPFEGDRAAIRRDQHEQINEQLYATGEGVERLDSPLVMKVGNRHVAVSGDDGVPEGTLALPEEFLDDADIKNPPKLTEVLLAKAECADQLLRYQSELPSAGT; this is encoded by the coding sequence ATGTTCACAGAGTTCTCCAGCGGCTACTACCTCGGGCGACTCTACGTCGAGCCGTTCGAGGGCGACCGCGCGGCCATCCGGCGCGACCAGCACGAGCAGATAAACGAACAACTGTACGCCACGGGCGAGGGCGTCGAACGCCTCGACAGTCCCCTCGTCATGAAGGTCGGCAATCGCCACGTCGCGGTCTCGGGCGACGACGGCGTTCCCGAGGGGACGCTGGCGCTCCCCGAGGAGTTCCTCGACGACGCCGACATCAAGAACCCGCCGAAACTCACCGAAGTCCTGTTGGCGAAGGCCGAGTGCGCCGACCAACTGCTCCGATACCAGAGCGAACTTCCCAGCGCGGGAACGTGA
- a CDS encoding DUF1405 domain-containing protein, with the protein MKSPERVARQFLEDGPNLAWLLSVNVLAMLVGVQFYVETLPEVPVYLWPLYADSPAALFLVTLSLATLLPNLGRRAADAPRNRALAYLHTLAFAWLVKYGLWTFVSLNLGFSSYFGAPWNPDAFWAYWFIVVTHLGFVVEAALVPYYGATTRGALATALAALLANDAIDYLFGLHPPLRYEPGLLLPVATVALSILAVAAAARAFEDLPENPRSA; encoded by the coding sequence ATGAAGAGTCCGGAGCGCGTTGCGCGGCAGTTCCTCGAAGACGGGCCGAACCTCGCGTGGTTGCTCTCAGTCAACGTGCTGGCGATGCTGGTCGGGGTCCAGTTCTACGTCGAGACGCTACCCGAAGTTCCGGTCTACCTCTGGCCGCTCTACGCCGACTCGCCCGCCGCGCTGTTCCTGGTAACCCTCTCGCTAGCCACGCTCCTGCCGAATTTGGGGCGTCGCGCCGCCGACGCGCCCCGGAATCGCGCGCTGGCGTACCTCCACACGTTGGCGTTCGCGTGGCTAGTCAAGTACGGTCTCTGGACGTTCGTCTCGCTGAATCTGGGCTTCTCGTCGTACTTCGGGGCGCCGTGGAATCCCGACGCCTTCTGGGCCTACTGGTTCATCGTCGTGACCCACCTCGGGTTCGTGGTCGAGGCCGCACTCGTGCCCTACTACGGCGCGACGACTCGCGGCGCGCTGGCGACCGCGCTCGCGGCCCTGCTGGCGAACGACGCCATCGACTACCTGTTCGGTCTCCACCCGCCGCTTCGGTACGAACCCGGCCTACTGTTGCCCGTGGCGACTGTCGCACTCTCGATTCTGGCGGTCGCGGCGGCCGCGCGCGCCTTCGAGGACCTACCGGAGAACCCCCGCTCCGCGTAA
- a CDS encoding DUF7096 domain-containing protein: MSPYRAVLLALFVVGGALGAAAPASATNHDGEATRVVASTGDRVGLSDARPAPSTNGAAAANNGTNSSLGTNISSFMQSNAAEVDGTVETGMWSAAFNGTENESARGELVEMRTVELRERLTELRERRSELVAAREAGNISETAYKAQVSRLLGDINALQSAIDVTATNAREVNESSGMTASVETNANAEMNANAEMNANAEALAGLRAEAGNLTGPEVASVARNVTGASNGDRGPPSGVGNDNAANAASDTAPGNGNAASPTDGTTPGNGNAAGREKGMSNAGNGSVAGNGSGIDANDGNGVTDPRNRSNGPPDHVGNATNGSSGPPDNAGNAADGSRGNSAAEDAALTGATTDSTDRVSTAFVAGVGSFAA; this comes from the coding sequence ATGAGTCCCTATCGAGCCGTCCTGTTGGCGCTGTTCGTGGTCGGCGGTGCGCTGGGCGCGGCCGCTCCCGCCAGCGCGACGAACCACGACGGGGAGGCGACCCGAGTCGTCGCTTCGACCGGAGACCGAGTCGGCCTCTCGGACGCGCGACCGGCACCCTCCACGAACGGCGCGGCCGCCGCGAACAACGGCACCAACTCGTCGCTGGGCACGAACATCTCTTCGTTCATGCAGTCGAACGCGGCCGAAGTCGATGGTACGGTCGAGACCGGCATGTGGTCGGCGGCGTTCAACGGCACCGAAAACGAATCCGCCCGAGGCGAACTCGTCGAGATGCGGACCGTCGAACTCCGCGAGCGACTGACCGAACTCCGCGAGCGCCGGAGCGAACTCGTCGCCGCGCGCGAGGCGGGCAACATCAGCGAGACCGCGTACAAGGCGCAGGTAAGCCGCCTACTCGGAGATATCAACGCTCTGCAATCGGCCATCGACGTGACCGCGACGAACGCACGGGAAGTGAACGAGAGTAGCGGGATGACGGCGAGCGTCGAGACGAACGCGAACGCCGAGATGAACGCAAACGCCGAAATGAACGCGAACGCCGAAGCACTGGCCGGTCTCCGCGCCGAAGCCGGGAACCTGACCGGTCCCGAGGTTGCGTCGGTCGCACGGAACGTGACCGGCGCCAGTAACGGGGACCGCGGTCCGCCGAGCGGCGTCGGTAACGACAACGCCGCAAACGCCGCCAGCGATACTGCTCCGGGAAACGGTAACGCCGCAAGCCCGACCGACGGCACGACGCCCGGTAACGGCAACGCCGCGGGACGGGAGAAGGGCATGAGCAACGCAGGTAACGGAAGCGTCGCGGGCAACGGCAGCGGAATCGACGCGAACGACGGAAACGGCGTCACCGACCCGAGAAACCGGTCGAACGGACCGCCGGACCACGTCGGCAACGCCACGAACGGCAGTAGCGGCCCGCCGGACAACGCTGGCAATGCCGCGGACGGTTCGCGGGGTAACTCGGCCGCCGAGGACGCCGCGCTAACGGGCGCGACGACCGACTCCACCGACCGCGTCTCCACGGCGTTCGTCGCTGGCGTCGGCTCTTTCGCGGCCTGA
- a CDS encoding ArsR/SmtB family transcription factor — translation MDSAELLDILGNENRRRILRLLSRKPCYVTEISEYLGVSPKAVIDHLRKLEDAGLVESRTDDQRRKYFSISRNLRLEVNVSPYEFGMKSAYPASTSLDASRWRHVSLNVQLAASDDEDSDESDADEREGTDDATDAVEADDETDPDEIDADPEDTETTERATDLAAELDELQQLQRELSLAQRWVHGRLADVQDRLGDSLDANGESRLLAEVLAAVAGGATTVGEVSRAVEAPEHVVEESLTELADRELLKRDESGEWELTE, via the coding sequence ATGGACTCCGCCGAGCTACTCGACATCCTCGGAAACGAGAATCGCAGGCGCATCCTCCGCTTACTCTCGCGCAAACCCTGTTACGTCACGGAGATCAGCGAGTATCTCGGCGTCAGCCCGAAGGCCGTCATCGACCACCTCCGGAAGCTGGAGGACGCCGGACTCGTCGAGAGTCGGACCGACGACCAGCGCAGGAAGTATTTCAGCATCTCGCGCAACCTCCGCCTCGAAGTGAACGTCTCGCCCTACGAGTTCGGAATGAAGAGCGCCTACCCCGCGAGTACGAGCCTCGACGCGAGCAGGTGGCGCCACGTCTCGCTCAACGTCCAACTGGCCGCCAGCGACGACGAGGACAGCGACGAGTCGGACGCAGACGAACGCGAGGGAACCGACGACGCAACCGACGCCGTGGAAGCGGACGACGAGACCGACCCCGACGAAATCGACGCCGACCCGGAGGACACCGAGACGACCGAGCGCGCCACCGACCTCGCGGCCGAACTCGACGAACTCCAACAGCTCCAGCGCGAACTCTCGCTAGCCCAGCGGTGGGTCCACGGCCGACTCGCGGACGTGCAGGACCGGCTCGGCGACTCGCTTGACGCGAACGGCGAGAGCCGACTGCTCGCCGAGGTGCTGGCCGCCGTGGCCGGTGGCGCGACGACCGTCGGCGAGGTGAGCCGAGCGGTCGAGGCCCCCGAACACGTCGTCGAGGAGTCGCTGACCGAACTCGCGGACCGAGAGCTTCTAAAGCGCGACGAGAGCGGCGAGTGGGAACTGACCGAGTAG
- the gatD gene encoding Glu-tRNA(Gln) amidotransferase subunit GatD: MNPGDRVRVQRADQTYEGVLLPSTTSQNLVVKLEGGYNVGIDREDADVDVLESDVYDIEDGDADEESSVEFDPDLPTISLISTGGTIASTVDYRTGAVTAQFDAEDVLRAVPDLAGRANFRGRVVANILSENMTPDVWQDLAEAVREEIEDGADGVVVMHGTDTMQFTASALSFMLDTPVPIVFTGSQRSADRPSSDNVMNAVCAVEAAKADAAEVMVCMHATESDDACALHRGTRVRKNHTSRRDAFETVGAKPLGEVEYASGEASVDFRRDYAERGETDLSLSPDLESEVELLKFTPGMDESALDMAEGKAGLVLEGTGLGHVHSDWADRISELVDSGTTVVMTSQCIEGRVCDRVYDTGRDLLDAGVVEGEDMLPGTAKVKLMWALANGDEPETTVRTPLAGEITDRSVPWE; this comes from the coding sequence ATGAATCCCGGCGACCGCGTCCGCGTCCAGCGGGCCGACCAGACCTACGAGGGCGTACTGCTCCCCTCCACGACGAGCCAGAACCTCGTCGTCAAGCTAGAGGGCGGCTACAACGTGGGCATCGACCGCGAGGACGCCGACGTGGACGTACTCGAAAGCGACGTGTACGACATCGAAGACGGCGACGCCGACGAGGAGTCGTCGGTCGAGTTCGACCCCGACCTGCCGACCATCTCGCTCATCTCGACCGGCGGGACCATCGCCTCGACCGTGGACTACCGCACCGGCGCGGTGACCGCGCAGTTCGACGCAGAGGACGTGCTTCGGGCCGTTCCGGACCTCGCGGGCCGGGCGAACTTCCGGGGCCGGGTCGTCGCCAACATCCTCTCGGAGAACATGACTCCCGACGTGTGGCAGGACCTCGCCGAGGCCGTCCGCGAGGAAATCGAGGACGGCGCGGACGGTGTGGTCGTGATGCACGGCACCGACACGATGCAGTTCACCGCGTCGGCCCTCTCCTTTATGCTCGACACGCCGGTGCCAATCGTGTTCACCGGAAGCCAGCGGTCGGCGGACCGACCCTCCTCGGACAACGTGATGAACGCGGTCTGCGCCGTCGAGGCCGCCAAGGCCGACGCCGCGGAGGTCATGGTCTGCATGCACGCGACCGAGAGCGACGACGCCTGCGCGCTCCACCGCGGCACCCGCGTCCGGAAGAACCACACCTCCCGGCGCGACGCCTTCGAGACGGTCGGCGCGAAACCGCTCGGCGAAGTCGAATACGCCAGCGGAGAAGCGTCGGTCGATTTCCGCCGAGACTACGCCGAGCGCGGCGAGACCGACCTCTCGCTGTCGCCGGACCTCGAAAGCGAGGTCGAACTGCTGAAGTTCACGCCCGGCATGGACGAGTCGGCGCTCGACATGGCGGAGGGCAAGGCCGGTCTCGTCCTCGAAGGCACCGGTCTGGGCCACGTCCACTCCGACTGGGCCGACCGCATCTCGGAACTGGTCGATTCGGGCACGACGGTCGTCATGACCAGCCAGTGCATCGAGGGCCGGGTCTGCGACCGAGTGTACGACACCGGTCGGGACCTGCTCGATGCGGGCGTCGTGGAGGGCGAGGACATGCTCCCCGGCACCGCGAAGGTGAAACTGATGTGGGCGCTGGCCAACGGCGACGAACCCGAGACCACGGTCCGGACCCCTCTCGCGGGCGAGATAACTGACCGGTCGGTCCCGTGGGAGTGA